A region from the Aegilops tauschii subsp. strangulata cultivar AL8/78 chromosome 5, Aet v6.0, whole genome shotgun sequence genome encodes:
- the LOC109770941 gene encoding non-specific lipid transfer protein GPI-anchored 15-like: MASSTRFAPLLLALAVLAAAALAPSASAAAGTEYCRDTLGGLLACHAFMYEGAPAASPACCDAYSAAFNADPFCLCYIANGVYGRSTGYDVNVTHALEIPTSCGQVQPPIQLCDMQGVVLPPYEPESGPKASSPAAQPPSAGSVEPPRSSPAAPSSTSPPPPPPTTTTTSGSDQSSAQMALVLFTVAAGMLAAVA; the protein is encoded by the exons ATGGCGTCTAGCACCAGGTTTGCTCCCCTCCTCCTAGCGCTCGCCGTCCTCGCCGCGGCGGCGCTGGCCCCctcggcgtcggcggcggccggGACGGAGTACTGCCGGGACACGCTGGGCGGCCTGCTGGCGTGCCACGCGTTCATGTACGAGGGCGCGCCGGCGGCCTCGCCCGCCTGCTGCGACGCCTACAGCGCCGCCTTCAACGCCGACCCCTTCTGCCTCTGCTACATCGCCAACGGTGTCTACGGCCGCTCCACCGGCTACGACGTCAACGTCACCCACGCCCTCGAGATCCCCACCAGCTGCGGCCAGGTCCAGCCGCCCATCCAGCTCTGCGACA TGCAAGGAGTGGTACTTCCTCCCTACGAGCCGGAGTCCGGACCCAAGGCTTCGTCGCCGGCGGCTCAGCCACCTTCAG CAGGATCGGTAGAGCCACCGCGGTCGTCTCCTGCGGCGCCGTCGTCGACTTCcccgccaccgccaccaccaacaacaacaacaacctcCGGCAGTGATCAATCTTCGGCGCAGATGGCCCTCGTGCTCTTCACCGTTGCTGCCGGCATGCTCGCGGCCGTGGCCTGA